One window from the genome of Candidatus Chlorohelix allophototropha encodes:
- a CDS encoding TolB family protein encodes MNRNFRKLTLMLVLLLFAGLIVACGDSTPTTTPATPIPVTATAVPVVATKPTTTAVIEVPTVTPTTIATTTPATTSAISTTAATTTTAAVVTPTPTRSNLLAYVENGNVYTLDTDTKEKKQVVDGTKLGASGDIALSAQGNMLAASLRGQNGVDSLYLSNLKDAPTKLVSEQPAATSDSDPEFSSDGKFLLFTRILDSNKDGKYDFKDKHELWITELGNINPRKLADGQQGAWASDSKRIVFVTDGRIPADYNYATENAVHIINNEGKNEWEPINTKKFPSDWSQSGFPFQVFPEFINSPAFVDGGKQIAFTTLGHSGLLFSLNATDGKELKLWSTNYEGGFNRVLGAPGSSLMVVEGLPATGVMDLDIFDSSKAQPKLDASTETKIGGVRAGFGATKPAWSADGKKLAYIKTGTSSSATGAVRGTLVVVTLSGQNVASWVELGSGTYSVLAWAK; translated from the coding sequence ATGAACAGAAATTTTAGAAAATTAACCTTAATGCTGGTTTTGCTTCTCTTTGCAGGGCTGATAGTTGCTTGCGGTGATAGCACCCCTACCACCACGCCTGCCACCCCAATCCCTGTCACAGCCACCGCCGTACCGGTTGTTGCTACTAAACCAACGACAACGGCTGTTATTGAAGTGCCGACAGTTACGCCGACCACTATCGCAACCACTACGCCTGCCACTACAAGCGCAATAAGCACCACTGCTGCAACTACTACCACAGCGGCGGTTGTAACCCCCACACCGACTCGCAGTAACCTGCTGGCTTATGTAGAAAACGGCAATGTTTATACGCTCGATACCGATACCAAAGAAAAGAAACAGGTGGTGGACGGCACGAAGCTAGGCGCATCCGGCGATATTGCGCTTTCGGCGCAGGGAAATATGCTGGCAGCAAGTTTGCGAGGACAGAACGGGGTAGACTCTCTATACCTTTCAAATCTGAAAGATGCTCCCACCAAATTAGTTTCCGAGCAACCCGCTGCCACCAGCGATAGCGATCCAGAATTTTCGTCCGATGGGAAATTCTTGCTGTTTACCCGCATTCTGGATAGCAATAAAGACGGTAAGTACGATTTCAAGGATAAACACGAACTCTGGATCACCGAGTTGGGCAACATAAACCCGCGCAAGCTCGCTGATGGGCAACAAGGCGCATGGGCTTCCGATAGCAAACGCATCGTCTTTGTAACGGATGGGCGTATTCCCGCCGATTATAACTACGCGACAGAAAACGCAGTGCATATCATTAACAATGAAGGGAAAAACGAATGGGAGCCGATTAACACTAAAAAATTCCCATCCGATTGGAGTCAATCTGGCTTCCCCTTCCAAGTATTTCCCGAATTTATTAACTCCCCGGCGTTCGTGGATGGAGGCAAGCAAATTGCTTTCACTACGCTAGGGCATAGCGGCTTACTGTTCAGCCTGAATGCCACCGACGGCAAGGAACTAAAGCTGTGGAGTACCAATTACGAGGGCGGCTTCAACCGCGTGTTGGGTGCGCCGGGTAGCAGTTTGATGGTAGTCGAGGGTTTGCCCGCAACCGGCGTGATGGATTTGGATATTTTTGATTCCTCGAAAGCTCAACCAAAACTGGATGCCAGCACGGAAACCAAAATCGGCGGGGTACGCGCCGGATTTGGCGCAACTAAGCCGGCATGGTCGGCTGATGGCAAAAAACTGGCTTATATCAAAACCGGCACTTCCAGTTCCGCGACTGGCGCAGTGCGTGGCACGCTGGTGGTAGTGACTCTTAGCGGACAGAACGTGGCGAGTTGGGTGGAACTTGGCAGCGGCACTTATAGCGTGTTGGCATGGGCAAAATAA
- a CDS encoding class I SAM-dependent methyltransferase, with protein MSDKMFDFNSGFVEAYDNFVRQSIFGYEQIFSMVTALLKDRLPTDANLLVGGCGTGMELVTFGTKMPGWRMTGFDPSEQMMSIAKAKVEQHGLGERVRLVHGYATDLPEGESYDAATLMLVLHFIPDVAGKLSLLKTVSSHIKSGGSLVYLSHHGDTADPDFKEMLNGWRDFIIHNGVSAKNVDNVLQTALTGGQFSPENMVLTLLEQAGFSDIKRFYNAFLTSGWIARKA; from the coding sequence ATGTCAGATAAAATGTTTGACTTTAACTCTGGATTTGTAGAGGCATATGATAATTTCGTACGCCAATCAATTTTCGGCTACGAGCAGATTTTTAGTATGGTCACGGCTTTATTAAAAGACAGGCTGCCAACAGATGCAAACCTATTGGTGGGCGGTTGCGGAACTGGAATGGAACTGGTTACTTTCGGTACAAAAATGCCCGGCTGGCGCATGACCGGCTTTGACCCTTCCGAACAAATGATGAGTATTGCGAAGGCTAAAGTGGAACAGCATGGTTTGGGTGAGAGGGTGCGATTAGTGCATGGTTATGCCACCGACCTGCCGGAGGGTGAAAGCTATGATGCCGCAACTTTAATGCTGGTGTTGCATTTTATACCGGATGTAGCAGGTAAGCTGTCTTTGCTGAAAACAGTATCCAGCCATATCAAATCGGGAGGAAGTCTAGTATATCTTAGCCACCATGGAGATACCGCAGACCCGGATTTCAAGGAAATGCTCAACGGATGGCGTGACTTTATAATCCACAACGGTGTCAGTGCCAAAAATGTTGATAATGTGCTACAGACAGCCCTCACAGGTGGGCAATTCTCACCTGAAAACATGGTATTGACGTTGCTGGAACAAGCCGGATTCAGTGATATAAAACGTTTTTACAACGCTTTTCTGACTTCAGGTTGGATAGCCCGAAAAGCATAA
- a CDS encoding ABC transporter permease, protein MSSVTRGGNPGEVHRASGRFSGKRLITISRRVLLQLRHDRLFLALSLLAPVIMVLFLKIFFDSMKGPGFVVSRFIVPMGAFLIHFFTYILCAIALVRERSHETLSRMFVNGFRRGEIILGFLLAYSLLATLQSLIVLVLLGWLFELSYAFEIYASIYLVIWLLAVISVALGIFLSNFAHSEAQMIPTIPLVILPSVFLSGIIVAVDKLPDWVQPISRISPLYYANNALQKLILPNGSLGDDLSSIAGLLAYGLIVLTLGSLTLKERD, encoded by the coding sequence ATGTCTAGCGTTACTAGGGGAGGCAATCCCGGCGAAGTGCATCGCGCCAGTGGCAGGTTCAGCGGGAAGCGTTTGATTACCATCTCTCGGCGGGTGCTGCTTCAACTACGACACGACCGCCTTTTTTTGGCACTATCGTTGCTGGCTCCGGTTATTATGGTGCTATTTCTCAAAATCTTTTTCGATAGCATGAAGGGTCCCGGTTTCGTGGTAAGCCGCTTTATTGTGCCCATGGGGGCTTTCCTGATTCACTTCTTCACTTATATCCTGTGCGCTATTGCGTTAGTGCGCGAACGCTCCCATGAAACTCTAAGCCGCATGTTTGTAAATGGCTTTCGGCGTGGGGAAATTATTCTAGGCTTTCTGCTGGCATATTCGTTGTTGGCTACGCTACAAAGCCTGATTGTACTGGTATTGCTAGGCTGGCTCTTTGAACTAAGCTACGCCTTTGAAATATACGCTTCTATTTATCTGGTTATCTGGCTGTTGGCGGTAATCTCGGTTGCGCTTGGAATCTTCCTGTCAAACTTCGCCCATAGCGAAGCGCAGATGATACCCACCATCCCGTTGGTAATTCTGCCTTCGGTGTTTTTATCCGGGATTATCGTAGCAGTGGACAAACTGCCGGATTGGGTACAACCTATCAGCCGTATCTCGCCCTTATATTACGCCAATAACGCGCTGCAAAAACTGATTCTGCCCAACGGTTCATTGGGCGATGATTTGAGCAGTATCGCAGGGTTGCTGGCTTACGGGTTGATAGTATTAACGCTGGGCAGCTTAACTCTTAAAGAACGCGATTAA
- a CDS encoding ABC transporter ATP-binding protein, which produces MVNGVAGQFAVEIKGLRKSYGKIEALRGIDLTVEKGTIFGLLGANGAGKSTMIRILVGSSNASGGEVKVLGLSPFHDSHKLRHRIGYMPQLPALYDDLSAFSNVLFFCSAHGIDNPKQRVKEVLEFTNLTARQNDAVIGFSGGMKQRLSLACALVHQPDVLFLDEPTAGVDPKLREQFWKHFRELAQQGKTIFVSTHMMDEAILCDRLAIMNQGVVLVQDTPKNIMQMGHSQVHVWSGGQEKVFAIEDYRAQLPILLREFNLDNGVSRIEIEEDTLETIVLKLLNQTKPEQSEREANHV; this is translated from the coding sequence ATGGTAAACGGCGTAGCTGGACAATTTGCCGTAGAAATAAAAGGTCTTCGCAAGTCCTATGGGAAAATTGAAGCGCTAAGAGGTATCGACCTTACGGTGGAGAAGGGTACTATTTTTGGGTTACTGGGGGCGAACGGCGCGGGTAAATCTACAATGATTCGGATACTGGTAGGTTCATCGAACGCAAGTGGAGGAGAGGTGAAGGTGCTAGGGTTAAGCCCTTTCCACGATTCACACAAGTTGCGCCATCGTATCGGCTATATGCCGCAATTACCCGCCCTGTACGATGACCTGTCTGCTTTTAGCAATGTATTATTCTTTTGCTCGGCGCATGGCATTGATAATCCTAAACAGCGTGTGAAAGAAGTTCTGGAATTTACCAACCTTACCGCTCGCCAGAATGATGCAGTAATCGGCTTTTCAGGCGGAATGAAGCAACGTCTTTCGCTGGCATGTGCTTTGGTTCACCAGCCCGATGTGCTTTTTCTAGATGAGCCAACAGCAGGGGTTGACCCGAAGCTACGAGAACAATTCTGGAAGCATTTTAGGGAACTGGCGCAGCAGGGTAAAACAATTTTCGTCAGCACTCACATGATGGATGAAGCGATACTGTGTGATAGGCTGGCGATTATGAATCAAGGGGTGGTGCTGGTGCAGGATACGCCCAAAAATATCATGCAAATGGGACATAGTCAGGTACATGTATGGAGTGGTGGGCAGGAAAAAGTGTTTGCCATTGAGGATTACCGGGCGCAACTTCCGATTCTATTGCGCGAGTTTAACCTTGATAACGGTGTATCGAGAATTGAGATTGAAGAAGACACCCTTGAAACCATAGTATTAAAGTTGCTTAACCAAACCAAGCCTGAGCAATCGGAGAGAGAGGCTAACCATGTCTAG
- a CDS encoding TetR/AcrR family transcriptional regulator has translation MARPDTNFEEKKAQLARMATTVFAKYGYEGTTNRLIAKEMEQQTGASFTPALIYHYYASKEDLFKAVVNQFPPPQKLSQVIQDNVDAPPEILLRNIGVTYLELFEDPITASLMRMLLTEVQTHPELARIVAERVVPSVVMPLAQYITEQVEQGKFKSANPVTLLFQFFSPLFQRVLLNSLGFFSVFPIQIPAREEYVNSLVDGYLHGVLVEQKGE, from the coding sequence ATGGCAAGACCCGACACAAATTTTGAAGAAAAGAAGGCACAGCTTGCGCGAATGGCTACCACCGTTTTTGCCAAGTATGGTTATGAGGGTACTACCAACCGTTTGATTGCAAAAGAGATGGAGCAACAGACCGGAGCTTCTTTTACTCCTGCACTCATTTATCATTACTATGCCAGTAAAGAAGATTTATTCAAGGCAGTGGTGAACCAGTTTCCGCCCCCTCAGAAACTCAGCCAAGTTATTCAGGATAATGTGGACGCGCCGCCTGAAATTTTACTGCGGAATATCGGGGTAACTTATCTGGAATTATTTGAAGATCCGATTACTGCCAGTTTGATGAGGATGTTACTAACCGAGGTGCAAACCCATCCTGAATTGGCACGTATAGTAGCAGAGCGAGTTGTGCCTTCGGTGGTGATGCCGCTAGCCCAATATATTACAGAGCAAGTAGAGCAGGGCAAGTTTAAGTCGGCTAATCCGGTAACGTTACTTTTCCAATTCTTCAGCCCTCTTTTTCAGCGCGTCTTATTAAATTCATTAGGGTTCTTTTCAGTCTTTCCTATACAAATACCTGCTAGGGAAGAATATGTAAATAGCCTAGTAGATGGTTATTTACACGGTGTTTTGGTTGAACAGAAGGGAGAATAA
- a CDS encoding HIT family protein: protein MDILWTPWRLDYILGAKQPGCVLCQKIHENSENDPSNLLLYRGQHSFIVLNLYPYNNGHLMVVPYQHTSDLTALAPEIVQEIFDLTQRCVAMLKAVYRADGFNLGMNLGKVAGAGIDDHLHQHIVPRWNGDTNFMPVLAQTRTMPELLTDSYSNLKTHLDDFFNQPQTNKTSQLD, encoded by the coding sequence GTGGATATTCTGTGGACACCATGGCGTTTGGACTATATTCTTGGCGCAAAACAACCCGGTTGCGTACTGTGCCAGAAGATTCATGAAAACTCGGAAAATGACCCTTCTAATCTGTTGCTCTACCGAGGGCAACATAGCTTCATTGTTTTAAACCTTTACCCTTACAACAACGGACACTTGATGGTAGTACCTTACCAGCATACCAGTGACCTAACTGCGCTTGCCCCTGAAATTGTACAGGAAATCTTCGATTTGACCCAACGTTGTGTGGCAATGCTAAAAGCGGTTTATCGGGCGGATGGTTTCAATTTGGGCATGAATCTGGGCAAAGTGGCGGGCGCTGGAATAGATGACCACCTTCACCAACATATTGTGCCACGCTGGAATGGTGACACCAATTTTATGCCGGTACTGGCACAAACTCGCACAATGCCAGAACTGCTTACGGATTCCTATTCCAATTTAAAAACGCATCTGGATGATTTCTTTAACCAGCCGCAGACAAATAAAACCAGCCAGCTAGATTAA
- a CDS encoding TolB family protein, whose product MADKKTKPPRSHKPGAGPLVQEAPSRRNKTPGSVPPPKRDLWKTIRENFGWGLIIGLPVIIVVLALLYRATDGFSFKPQPTAVPIPTVAPTPTAGSYVTPPQPAANQTSNRVLFLASPDPQKGQQLFTANPDGSEAVQLTNTPEIKSNPVWSPDGKQIAFTAQNAGVQIVNYDGSGLHTLAYNSFSPAWSPDSKKIAFLRSETAKDGRGPNNDGSVRILYVISADGKPGTEQAIAYDALGQVWAPDGNEIVFFSLRNLVAFTVEPKLGATVRQLTLPNNLGVWFPAYTPDGKNIIFYGTPNANYLSAGLDLNASFLTPTPSPLPSNTPTTVATTTAGGTPTTPLLTPTAIPSPTPMPNQVSNLYSVNRDGSGLKTLVTIEDNNNRSADSMLAAYINNGAEGVAFLSSKPYYRMGPAYSADGKKVAVPLLNKDSAGIQLVTLDGSGQPIKIIAGEGGLEAGTRLNPTFSADGTRLYYLFQPSARDKSVEVRSYDLTGKSETSFAKDNTYGFPTCCGFKK is encoded by the coding sequence ATGGCAGACAAAAAAACCAAACCCCCCAGGAGTCATAAACCGGGCGCTGGCCCGTTAGTACAGGAAGCACCATCACGTCGTAACAAAACACCCGGCAGTGTACCACCTCCAAAACGTGATTTGTGGAAGACTATCCGGGAAAATTTCGGATGGGGGCTTATAATCGGGCTACCAGTAATTATTGTAGTATTGGCTTTGTTGTATCGTGCTACAGACGGTTTCAGCTTTAAACCCCAACCGACTGCCGTTCCTATACCGACTGTCGCGCCTACCCCGACCGCTGGTTCATATGTAACGCCGCCTCAACCTGCGGCAAACCAAACTAGTAACCGAGTTTTGTTCCTAGCTTCACCTGATCCTCAGAAGGGGCAGCAACTCTTCACCGCTAATCCGGATGGTTCAGAGGCTGTGCAGTTGACCAATACACCTGAAATTAAATCTAATCCGGTGTGGTCGCCTGATGGAAAGCAGATTGCTTTTACTGCCCAAAACGCAGGCGTACAGATAGTTAACTATGATGGTTCCGGGCTGCATACTCTGGCTTATAACAGCTTTTCTCCGGCATGGTCGCCAGATAGCAAGAAAATTGCTTTCCTGCGCTCGGAAACAGCTAAAGATGGGCGCGGACCAAATAATGATGGCTCAGTGCGCATACTTTATGTGATCAGCGCCGATGGCAAGCCCGGTACTGAGCAAGCAATCGCCTATGACGCGCTTGGGCAGGTTTGGGCACCCGATGGTAATGAGATTGTATTTTTCTCACTTCGAAACTTGGTAGCCTTTACAGTTGAGCCTAAATTGGGCGCAACAGTGCGACAATTAACGTTGCCTAATAATCTGGGAGTTTGGTTCCCGGCATATACTCCGGATGGAAAGAACATTATCTTCTACGGCACACCTAATGCGAATTACCTTTCTGCCGGTTTAGATTTAAATGCATCTTTCTTAACACCTACGCCTAGCCCATTGCCGAGCAACACCCCCACTACAGTTGCAACTACAACCGCAGGGGGTACGCCAACAACCCCGCTTCTTACACCTACCGCTATTCCTAGCCCCACCCCAATGCCTAATCAGGTTTCTAACCTGTATAGTGTTAACCGGGATGGTAGTGGATTAAAAACATTGGTAACTATTGAGGATAACAACAATAGAAGCGCCGATAGTATGTTGGCGGCATATATCAATAATGGTGCAGAGGGTGTGGCATTCCTGAGCAGTAAGCCGTATTATCGGATGGGTCCGGCATATTCGGCAGATGGCAAAAAAGTGGCAGTTCCTCTTCTCAACAAAGATTCCGCAGGTATTCAATTGGTAACTCTGGACGGGTCAGGTCAGCCGATTAAAATTATTGCCGGAGAGGGCGGTCTTGAAGCCGGTACACGCCTGAACCCGACTTTCAGTGCAGATGGAACGCGCCTATACTACTTGTTCCAGCCAAGCGCACGGGACAAATCGGTTGAAGTACGCTCCTACGACCTAACGGGTAAGAGCGAAACGTCTTTTGCTAAGGATAATACCTACGGCTTCCCTACTTGCTGTGGGTTCAAAAAATAG
- a CDS encoding OsmC family protein translates to MAIRKASATWEGNLKDGKGTLKVGSGAFEGPFTFISRFENSGDTNPEELLGAAEAGCFSMALAHGLSQAGHTPKSVRTEAKVNLALVEGGFKITTIELSTEAEVPGLDNSAFQEFAENTRKTCIVSRALTGVEILLEAKLVG, encoded by the coding sequence ATGGCAATTAGAAAAGCAAGCGCGACATGGGAAGGCAACCTGAAAGATGGTAAAGGCACTTTGAAAGTGGGTAGTGGAGCCTTTGAAGGACCTTTCACTTTCATTTCGCGGTTTGAAAACAGCGGAGATACAAACCCTGAAGAGCTATTGGGTGCAGCCGAAGCTGGATGTTTCTCGATGGCGTTGGCACACGGACTCAGTCAAGCAGGACATACTCCCAAAAGCGTTCGCACCGAAGCTAAAGTGAATTTGGCATTGGTGGAAGGGGGCTTCAAGATTACCACTATTGAATTATCAACCGAAGCAGAAGTACCGGGATTGGATAATAGCGCTTTCCAGGAATTTGCGGAAAATACGCGCAAGACCTGTATAGTATCCAGAGCGCTCACGGGAGTCGAAATCTTGCTGGAAGCCAAGTTGGTCGGCTAA
- a CDS encoding NAD+ synthase, with translation MNHKFTSETKRFRLIKQPNLSGDEIASHLIQVNPALVRDWLVAFLRDEIIRRRNYNKAIIGLSGGVDSALVAYLCAEALGPKNVVAIRMPYRTSNPESLEHAQLVIDALGIETRTIEITGAVEGYIGAYEPEASGRRRGNVMARQRMIIIFDQSERYHALPVGTGNKSERLFGYYTWHADDSPPINPIGDLYKTQVWELARFMGVPSVIVDKPASADLIQGQTDEGDFGISYYKADKILALLLRGYNRERIIESGFPASEVDLVKGRLDSTHWKRHLPTTAMLSSTSINDYYLRPVDY, from the coding sequence ATGAATCATAAATTTACGTCAGAAACCAAGAGATTTCGCCTTATCAAGCAACCTAATCTGAGCGGAGACGAGATTGCTTCACACTTAATCCAAGTAAACCCAGCGTTGGTGCGAGATTGGCTCGTAGCCTTTCTCCGCGATGAAATTATTCGCAGGCGCAACTACAATAAGGCAATCATCGGGCTTTCAGGGGGAGTAGATAGCGCGTTAGTGGCTTACCTATGTGCCGAAGCGTTGGGACCGAAAAATGTGGTGGCTATTCGTATGCCCTACCGTACCAGCAATCCCGAAAGTCTTGAACACGCCCAACTGGTCATTGATGCATTAGGCATTGAAACCCGCACCATTGAGATAACCGGAGCAGTAGAGGGTTATATCGGCGCGTATGAGCCGGAAGCTAGTGGACGACGGCGCGGTAATGTGATGGCACGCCAGAGGATGATTATTATCTTTGACCAATCAGAAAGGTATCACGCCCTTCCGGTGGGTACGGGCAACAAAAGTGAGCGGCTATTCGGTTACTATACTTGGCACGCTGATGACTCGCCGCCCATCAATCCGATTGGCGATCTCTACAAAACGCAGGTGTGGGAACTTGCCCGCTTTATGGGAGTGCCTTCGGTTATCGTAGATAAACCAGCCAGCGCCGATTTAATTCAGGGACAGACCGATGAAGGCGATTTTGGTATTAGCTACTACAAAGCTGATAAGATTCTGGCTTTGCTGTTACGCGGCTACAACCGAGAGCGAATTATCGAATCAGGCTTTCCAGCAAGCGAGGTTGATTTGGTAAAGGGGAGGCTCGACAGCACTCACTGGAAACGCCACCTGCCCACCACCGCTATGCTCAGCAGCACTTCGATAAACGATTATTATTTACGCCCGGTGGATTATTGA
- a CDS encoding nitrilase-related carbon-nitrogen hydrolase, producing the protein MSDKLKVLLAQFHPKKGDYNHNLSRIGDIFEQIEADNLDVDIIAMPETAMNGYFLEGGVRESARKQQRVFEDLQSEYLKRRGLDAPLLDITLGYYEEVNGVFFNAALYLTLGAERQSQGIWKPGIIHNHRKFFLPTYGVFDEERFVSRGRRVAAFDTRFGKFGILICEDVWHSITSTILALQGAQVIFVGNASPARHFETHEPGNLTRWRELVKNISDEHNLYTVLTNLVGFEGGKGFIGGSIVTNPFGEVILNGPVAEECLLSVELDVRDMIVARAENPLLADLLNSLPDLITELNAIERH; encoded by the coding sequence ATGTCCGATAAGCTTAAAGTTCTGTTGGCACAGTTCCATCCCAAAAAGGGAGATTATAATCACAACTTGAGCCGCATCGGCGACATCTTCGAGCAAATTGAAGCGGATAATCTGGATGTAGATATAATTGCCATGCCTGAAACGGCTATGAACGGCTATTTTCTGGAAGGTGGGGTGCGCGAATCAGCCCGTAAGCAGCAAAGAGTGTTTGAAGACTTGCAAAGCGAATACCTGAAGCGGCGAGGATTGGATGCGCCCCTATTGGATATTACGCTCGGTTATTATGAGGAAGTAAACGGTGTGTTTTTTAACGCGGCTCTATACCTTACGCTCGGCGCAGAACGGCAATCACAAGGCATCTGGAAACCCGGTATTATCCACAACCACCGCAAGTTTTTCCTGCCAACCTATGGCGTATTTGATGAAGAGCGTTTTGTGAGCAGGGGTAGGCGCGTGGCAGCGTTTGATACCCGCTTCGGCAAGTTTGGTATTCTAATTTGCGAAGATGTATGGCATAGCATCACCAGCACAATTCTGGCTTTACAAGGCGCACAGGTAATCTTTGTGGGTAATGCCAGTCCGGCGCGTCACTTTGAAACACACGAACCCGGTAACCTGACACGCTGGCGGGAACTGGTAAAAAATATCTCGGACGAGCATAATCTTTATACCGTGTTGACGAACCTAGTGGGCTTTGAAGGGGGCAAGGGTTTTATTGGCGGTTCAATTGTGACCAACCCCTTTGGTGAGGTAATTTTGAACGGACCTGTTGCCGAAGAATGCCTGTTATCGGTTGAACTAGATGTGCGAGATATGATAGTAGCGCGGGCGGAAAACCCTTTGCTGGCTGATTTACTCAACAGCTTGCCCGACCTGATTACAGAACTAAATGCTATTGAGCGCCACTAA
- a CDS encoding fused MFS/spermidine synthase produces the protein MIEQPLPARKIALQNEGILLWQAYLLVFISSSSGLILEMVASRIMAPFAGTSLYTWTSVIGVALAGISFGNWLGGRLADRSASFQLLRRLYYVGGLTSLLIIPLTLPVMGSDPINGLPLQLRVLVSAALLFFVPCSVFGTISPVVIKLSLKDLTTAGGKVGSIYAVSTLGSIVGTFATGFFLISLFGTTMIVWLVSLLMLLTGAILCLLFSSEGRPNRQYFMEVGLVLVIFIAISAPNFLNGRINGFCFKETDYYCIRVQDGVTPDGRPAKAMMLDLLIHNFIVPDLAELGGYGYEQVYGDVAKWMNRQDEKIDLLVIGAGAFSFPRFVRSNFSDSSATALEIDPGVVEVAHNQFALSRNTDINIFTEDARTYMNRKDIAGKYSLVQGDAFLDVTPPYHLTTYEFNERVKNAMSSNGIYMVNLIDIGAYGDYLRSMLFTMHHSYKNIAVYVPGGDLYTPDRQTFVVVASNREDTYPETPNWKLFTYPELQEYLSKGKAILLTDDYVPVDNLLLPVVNKELDRSKH, from the coding sequence ATGATTGAACAACCATTACCCGCGCGAAAAATTGCACTACAAAATGAGGGTATCCTACTATGGCAGGCTTACTTGTTGGTGTTTATCAGCAGTTCCAGCGGATTAATTTTAGAAATGGTAGCCAGCCGTATAATGGCTCCTTTTGCGGGCACTTCGCTATATACTTGGACAAGCGTAATCGGGGTGGCGCTGGCAGGGATAAGCTTTGGTAATTGGTTGGGCGGCAGACTTGCAGATAGAAGCGCTTCTTTCCAACTATTGCGCCGTCTATACTATGTAGGCGGGCTGACCAGTTTATTGATTATACCCTTGACATTACCGGTCATGGGCAGCGACCCTATCAACGGTTTGCCGTTGCAATTGCGGGTTTTGGTTTCGGCAGCACTCTTGTTTTTCGTCCCGTGTAGCGTCTTTGGCACAATATCTCCGGTTGTTATCAAACTATCCCTCAAAGACTTGACTACGGCAGGGGGTAAAGTCGGTTCAATATATGCCGTTTCTACGCTAGGCAGCATCGTTGGAACTTTTGCAACCGGCTTTTTTCTTATTTCTCTTTTCGGCACTACAATGATAGTGTGGCTGGTCAGCCTTTTAATGCTGCTTACCGGGGCAATTCTCTGTCTCTTGTTCAGCAGTGAAGGTCGTCCCAACCGTCAATACTTTATGGAAGTGGGGTTGGTGCTGGTTATATTTATCGCTATATCTGCTCCCAATTTCCTGAACGGTAGAATTAACGGTTTTTGTTTCAAAGAAACCGATTATTATTGTATTCGAGTGCAGGATGGCGTAACTCCGGATGGTCGTCCGGCTAAAGCTATGATGCTAGACCTGTTAATCCATAACTTTATCGTACCTGATTTGGCGGAATTAGGGGGCTATGGCTACGAGCAAGTATATGGAGATGTCGCTAAATGGATGAACCGCCAAGACGAGAAGATTGATTTATTGGTTATCGGGGCGGGCGCATTTAGTTTCCCACGTTTTGTCAGGTCAAATTTCTCTGATAGTAGCGCAACTGCGTTAGAAATTGATCCCGGAGTGGTTGAGGTAGCGCATAATCAATTTGCCTTGTCGCGCAATACCGATATAAATATCTTCACCGAAGATGCCCGCACCTATATGAATCGGAAAGATATAGCGGGAAAATACAGCCTTGTGCAGGGCGATGCCTTTCTGGATGTTACTCCGCCTTACCACCTCACCACATATGAATTTAATGAGCGGGTAAAAAACGCCATGAGTTCAAACGGAATCTACATGGTGAATCTAATTGATATTGGGGCTTATGGCGATTATCTCCGTTCAATGCTCTTCACCATGCATCACTCTTATAAGAATATAGCGGTTTACGTGCCGGGTGGGGATCTTTATACGCCTGACCGCCAAACTTTCGTAGTAGTAGCCTCGAATCGTGAGGATACCTATCCTGAAACGCCAAACTGGAAGTTGTTTACCTATCCCGAATTGCAGGAATATTTATCTAAAGGTAAAGCGATTCTGCTTACCGATGATTACGTTCCGGTGGATAACCTGTTGCTTCCGGTGGTAAATAAAGAACTTGATAGGTCAAAACATTAG